In Drosophila simulans strain w501 chromosome X, Prin_Dsim_3.1, whole genome shotgun sequence, one DNA window encodes the following:
- the LOC27208824 gene encoding ran-binding protein 16 isoform X2 has protein sequence MDIQQLEVLCKQLYEATDVRIRAEAEKALVTFVSSQDALPKCQLLLQRADSSYAQLLAASTLTKLIQGLSLEERIDIRSYALNYLATVQNLQHFVVQALVTLLAKLTKYGWFDSFKEEMVFQNLLEDVKKFLQGSVEHCTIGVQILSQLVCEMNSLVEMDVQVSFSKMRKIATSFRDQQLLETFLLSCSLLISARDNSKNINFMDESQQTLISHVLRLTKNCLSFDFIGSSTDESADDMNNVQIPTAWRPAFLDSNTLKLFFDLYQILPNGLASYSISCLVQITSVRRSLFNNSERTKFLTHLVEGVKDILTTLHGLSDPDNYHEFCRLLARLKSNYQLGELIAVPCYPEAIQLIAKFTVESLHLWLFAPNSVHYLLTLWQRMVASVPYVKSPDPHLLGTYTPEVIKAYIESRLDAVPVIIRDNLDDPLDDFCMVQQQLEQLSVIERCEYNKTCNLLVQHFDQKAREYENLLQTPNANSIDITIHELQLTWLVYIIGSAIVGRLTVATSDEHDTMDAELVIRVLQLMTLTDARLPQAGCEKLELAILSFLDQVRKMHSSEQAQKANLNKRLSEVFGLTDEQMLLSFINRKIITNLKFWGRSESIITKTLMLLSELSVHFNSVRKLARLEEVQFMLTHHTSEHFPFLGTNSSLSEMRCRTMFYTSLGRLLMFDLGEDEERFYNFLEPLTNQFESLGSVMMDNNIFSNEEAKKVIIGLARDLRGLALPLNARIQYTMLFEWLYYADYLPILLRAMDLWAHDPAVTTPILKLFAELVHCRTQRLAGNVSSPMGILLFREASKLICIYGNRILHQEVPRERLYPMRLKGIAICFLILKNSLGGNYVNCGVFKLYGDDTLDSVLNIIAKLILTIEQRDLIEYPKLSTAYYNLLNCLSQDHVSYLAALEPAAFVYILKSLTKGLAALDSATYISCCTILDSIVSYIFKQLQMKVSTFPNKKLRSLNQENVQFLKVVEMNSELLQSMMSSLLNNVLQEDCRNQWSMSRPLLVLILLYEDYYRSLKDRIICAQPIEKQQTMAQWFDDLMVGIERNVSSKNKEKFTQNMSTFRRDVVNLPKSTAGGADYIATNPTSSTEEQNENSGNHYSMVRYFRELDE, from the exons ATG GATATACAACAACTGGAGGTGCTGTGCAAGCAACTCTACGAAGCCACAGACGTCAGAATTCGTGCCGAGGCGGAAAAAGCCCTTGTCACATTCGTAAGCAGCCAGGATGCGCTGCCCAAATGCCAATTGCTGCTGCAAAGAGCCGATTCCAGCTACGCCCAGTTGCTGGCCGCCTCCACACTTACCAAACTCATTCAGGGATTGAGTCTGGAGGAGCGGATCGACATTCGCAGCTATGCCCTCAACTATCTGGCCACTGTGCAGAATCTGCAGCACTTCGTTGTCCAGGCATTGGTTACTCTGCTGGCGAAGCTCACCAAGTACGGATGGTTCGATTCGTTCAAGGAGGAAATGGTCTTCCAAAACCTTTTAGAAGATGTCAAAAAGTTCTTGCAG GGCTCCGTTGAGCACTGCACCATTGGCGTCCAAATTCTATCACAACTGGTGTGTGAGATGAACTCACTTGTCGAGATGGACGTGCAGGTGTCCTTCTCCAAAATGCGCAAAATAGCCACATCTTTTCGGGACCAGCAACTCTTAGAAACCTTTTTGCTATCCTGCTCTCTGCTGATCTCGGCCCGTGATAACAGCAAAAACATAAACTTCATGGACGAGTCGCAGCAAAC GTTAATATCACACGTCTTACGTCTAACGAAGAATTGTCTGAGCTTCGACTTTATTGGCAGTTCGACAGATGAATCTGCGGATGATATGAACAACGTTCAG ATACCCACAGCTTGGCGTCCTGCATTCTTAGATTCGAACACACTTAAACtcttttttgatttatatcaAATTTTGCCCAATGGTTTAGCTAGCTACTCCATATCCTGCCTGGTTCAAATTACATCTGTGCGTCGCTCTCTTTTTAATAATTCTGAGAGAACAAAGTTTCTAACGCACTTGGTCGAAGGAGTCAAAGATATTTTAACAACTCTGCAC GGCTTGAGTGACCCAGATAACTATCACGAGTTCTGCCGTTTGCTGGCTCGCCTTAAGTCTAATTATCAATTGGGTGAACTTATAGCGGTGCCATGTTATCCAGAAGCAATCCAACTGATAGCTAAGTTTACTGTCGAATCCCTGCAT CTATGGCTTTTTGCACCGAACAGTGTGCATTACTTACTCACCCTTTGGCAACGTATGGTTGCGTCTGTACCATATGTTAAGTCGCCGGATCCGCATTTGCTTGGTACTTACACCCCGGAGGTTATTAAGGCGTATATTGAATCGCGCCTGGATGCTGTTCCTGTAATTATCCGTGACAATTTAGATGATCCACTCGACGATTTTTGCATGGTGCAGCAACAGCTGGAACAATTGTCGGTAATCGAAAGGTGCGAGTACAACAAGACGTGTAATCTTCTTGTCCAGCATTTCGACCAGAAGGCCCGAGAGTATGAGAATCTGTTGCAGACGCCTAACGCCAATAGCATAGATATTACCATACACGAGCTACAACTAACGTGGTTGGTGTATATCATCGGGTCGGCCATAGTGGGTCGCCTCACCGTCGCGACCAGCGATGAGCATGACACAATGGACGCGGAGCTCGTGATAAGAGTCCTGCAACTGATGACCCTCACCGATGCTCGATTGCCCCAAGCTGGTTGCGAAAAGCTGGAGCTGGCGATACTGAGCTTTTTGGACCAGGTCCGAAAAATGCACAGCAGCGAGCAGGCTCAGAAAGCCAATTTAAACAAGAGACTTAGCGAAGTTTTTGGACTGACTGACGAGCAAATgcttttaagttttattaatCGCAAAAT cattacaaatttaaagttttgggGACGCTCTGAGTCGATTATCACCAAAACCCTAATGTTATTATCCGAACTCTCTGTGCATTTTAATTCTGTGCGCAAGCTGGCACGTCTAGAAGAAGTCCAGTTTATGCTCACACATCACACAAGCGAACATTTCCCATTCCTAGGAACTAATTCCTCTTTAAGCGAGATGAGATGTCGCACCATGTTCTACACTTCATTGGGCCGCTTGCTGATGTTCGATTTGGGCGAGGATGAAGAAAGATTCTACAATTTTTTGGAACCCTTAACGA ATCAATTCGAGTCCCTTGGCTCGGTGATGATGGACAATAACATATTTTCTAATGAAGAGGCTAAGAAGGTCATTATTGGCTTGGCTCGAGACCTCCGTGGATTGGCACTGCCGCTCAACGCCCGTATTCAATACACCATGCTTTTTGAATGGCTATATTATGCGGACTATTTGCCCATACTCTTGCGTGCGATGGACCTGTGGGCTCACGATCCTGCCGTTACGACACCAATTCTCAAATTGTTTGCCGAGCTGGTGCATTGCCGCACCCAAAGACTGGCAGGCAATGTATCCAGCCCAATGGGCATTCTCCTATTCCGCGAGGCCTCGAAACTTATTTGTATATACGGCAATCGCATTCTGCACCAGGAAGTTCCACGTGAACGGCTTTACCCGATGAGACTCAAGGGAATTGCCATCTGCTTCTTGATATTAAAGAACTCACTTGGCGGTAACTATGTCAATTGTGGAGTATTCAAATTATACGGAGATGATACATTGGACAGTGTACTCAATATTATCGCCAAGTTGATTCTCACCATAGAACAAAGAGATTTAATT GAATACCCCAAATTATCAACAGCATACTACAACTTACTAAACTGTCTATCGCAAGATCATGTTTCTTATTTGGCTGCCTTGGAGCCAGCCGCATTCGTTTACATTTTGAAAAGTCTTACCAAAGGACTGGCCGCATTAG ACTCCGCCACTTATATAAGTTGCTGCACAATTTTGGATAGTATTGTTTCGTACATCTTTAAACAGCTCCAGATGAAAG TTTCCACATTTCCAAACAAAAAGCTCCGTAGCTTAAATCAAGAAAATGTTCAATTCTTAAAA GTTGTTGAAATGAATTCGGAGTTACTGCAGAGTATGATGTCGTCATTACTTAACAACGTTTTGCAAGAGGATTGTCGGAATCAGTGGTCCATGTCACGTCCATTACTGGTTCTCATATTGCTCTATGAGGACTATTACCG ATCGTTGAAGGACAGAATTATCTGCGCTCAACCAATTGAAAAGCAACAGACAATGGCGCAATGGTTCGATGATCTGATGGTCGGAATTGAGCGGAATGTTtccagcaaaaacaaagaaaa ATTCACACAAAATATGTCAACATTTCGGCGCGATGTGGTCAACTTGCCAAAGTCCACAGCAG GCGGTGCTGATTACATCGCGACAAACCCAACTTCTTCAACAGAGGAGCAAAATGAGAATTCCGGGAACCATTATTCCATGGTTCGG TATTTTAGAGAACTTGATGAGTAA
- the LOC27208824 gene encoding ran-binding protein 16 isoform X5, which translates to MDIQQLEVLCKQLYEATDVRIRAEAEKALVTFVSSQDALPKCQLLLQRADSSYAQLLAASTLTKLIQGLSLEERIDIRSYALNYLATVQNLQHFVVQALVTLLAKLTKYGWFDSFKEEMVFQNLLEDVKKFLQGSVEHCTIGVQILSQLVCEMNSLVEMDVQVSFSKMRKIATSFRDQQLLETFLLSCSLLISARDNSKNINFMDESQQTLISHVLRLTKNCLSFDFIGSSTDESADDMNNVQIPTAWRPAFLDSNTLKLFFDLYQILPNGLASYSISCLVQITSVRRSLFNNSERTKFLTHLVEGVKDILTTLHGLSDPDNYHEFCRLLARLKSNYQLGELIAVPCYPEAIQLIAKFTVESLHLWLFAPNSVHYLLTLWQRMVASVPYVKSPDPHLLGTYTPEVIKAYIESRLDAVPVIIRDNLDDPLDDFCMVQQQLEQLSVIERCEYNKTCNLLVQHFDQKAREYENLLQTPNANSIDITIHELQLTWLVYIIGSAIVGRLTVATSDEHDTMDAELVIRVLQLMTLTDARLPQAGCEKLELAILSFLDQVRKMHSSEQAQKANLNKRLSEVFGLTDEQMLLSFINRKIITNLKFWGRSESIITKTLMLLSELSVHFNSVRKLARLEEVQFMLTHHTSEHFPFLGTNSSLSEMRCRTMFYTSLGRLLMFDLGEDEERFYNFLEPLTNQFESLGSVMMDNNIFSNEEAKKVIIGLARDLRGLALPLNARIQYTMLFEWLYYADYLPILLRAMDLWAHDPAVTTPILKLFAELVHCRTQRLAGNVSSPMGILLFREASKLICIYGNRILHQEVPRERLYPMRLKGIAICFLILKNSLGGNYVNCGVFKLYGDDTLDSVLNIIAKLILTIEQRDLIEYPKLSTAYYNLLNCLSQDHVSYLAALEPAAFVYILKSLTKGLAALDSATYISCCTILDSIVSYIFKQLQMKVSTFPNKKLRSLNQENVQFLKVVEMNSELLQSMMSSLLNNVLQEDCRNQWSMSRPLLVLILLYEDYYRSLKDRIICAQPIEKQQTMAQWFDDLMVGIERNVSSKNKEKFTQNMSTFRRDVVNLPKSTAVT; encoded by the exons ATG GATATACAACAACTGGAGGTGCTGTGCAAGCAACTCTACGAAGCCACAGACGTCAGAATTCGTGCCGAGGCGGAAAAAGCCCTTGTCACATTCGTAAGCAGCCAGGATGCGCTGCCCAAATGCCAATTGCTGCTGCAAAGAGCCGATTCCAGCTACGCCCAGTTGCTGGCCGCCTCCACACTTACCAAACTCATTCAGGGATTGAGTCTGGAGGAGCGGATCGACATTCGCAGCTATGCCCTCAACTATCTGGCCACTGTGCAGAATCTGCAGCACTTCGTTGTCCAGGCATTGGTTACTCTGCTGGCGAAGCTCACCAAGTACGGATGGTTCGATTCGTTCAAGGAGGAAATGGTCTTCCAAAACCTTTTAGAAGATGTCAAAAAGTTCTTGCAG GGCTCCGTTGAGCACTGCACCATTGGCGTCCAAATTCTATCACAACTGGTGTGTGAGATGAACTCACTTGTCGAGATGGACGTGCAGGTGTCCTTCTCCAAAATGCGCAAAATAGCCACATCTTTTCGGGACCAGCAACTCTTAGAAACCTTTTTGCTATCCTGCTCTCTGCTGATCTCGGCCCGTGATAACAGCAAAAACATAAACTTCATGGACGAGTCGCAGCAAAC GTTAATATCACACGTCTTACGTCTAACGAAGAATTGTCTGAGCTTCGACTTTATTGGCAGTTCGACAGATGAATCTGCGGATGATATGAACAACGTTCAG ATACCCACAGCTTGGCGTCCTGCATTCTTAGATTCGAACACACTTAAACtcttttttgatttatatcaAATTTTGCCCAATGGTTTAGCTAGCTACTCCATATCCTGCCTGGTTCAAATTACATCTGTGCGTCGCTCTCTTTTTAATAATTCTGAGAGAACAAAGTTTCTAACGCACTTGGTCGAAGGAGTCAAAGATATTTTAACAACTCTGCAC GGCTTGAGTGACCCAGATAACTATCACGAGTTCTGCCGTTTGCTGGCTCGCCTTAAGTCTAATTATCAATTGGGTGAACTTATAGCGGTGCCATGTTATCCAGAAGCAATCCAACTGATAGCTAAGTTTACTGTCGAATCCCTGCAT CTATGGCTTTTTGCACCGAACAGTGTGCATTACTTACTCACCCTTTGGCAACGTATGGTTGCGTCTGTACCATATGTTAAGTCGCCGGATCCGCATTTGCTTGGTACTTACACCCCGGAGGTTATTAAGGCGTATATTGAATCGCGCCTGGATGCTGTTCCTGTAATTATCCGTGACAATTTAGATGATCCACTCGACGATTTTTGCATGGTGCAGCAACAGCTGGAACAATTGTCGGTAATCGAAAGGTGCGAGTACAACAAGACGTGTAATCTTCTTGTCCAGCATTTCGACCAGAAGGCCCGAGAGTATGAGAATCTGTTGCAGACGCCTAACGCCAATAGCATAGATATTACCATACACGAGCTACAACTAACGTGGTTGGTGTATATCATCGGGTCGGCCATAGTGGGTCGCCTCACCGTCGCGACCAGCGATGAGCATGACACAATGGACGCGGAGCTCGTGATAAGAGTCCTGCAACTGATGACCCTCACCGATGCTCGATTGCCCCAAGCTGGTTGCGAAAAGCTGGAGCTGGCGATACTGAGCTTTTTGGACCAGGTCCGAAAAATGCACAGCAGCGAGCAGGCTCAGAAAGCCAATTTAAACAAGAGACTTAGCGAAGTTTTTGGACTGACTGACGAGCAAATgcttttaagttttattaatCGCAAAAT cattacaaatttaaagttttgggGACGCTCTGAGTCGATTATCACCAAAACCCTAATGTTATTATCCGAACTCTCTGTGCATTTTAATTCTGTGCGCAAGCTGGCACGTCTAGAAGAAGTCCAGTTTATGCTCACACATCACACAAGCGAACATTTCCCATTCCTAGGAACTAATTCCTCTTTAAGCGAGATGAGATGTCGCACCATGTTCTACACTTCATTGGGCCGCTTGCTGATGTTCGATTTGGGCGAGGATGAAGAAAGATTCTACAATTTTTTGGAACCCTTAACGA ATCAATTCGAGTCCCTTGGCTCGGTGATGATGGACAATAACATATTTTCTAATGAAGAGGCTAAGAAGGTCATTATTGGCTTGGCTCGAGACCTCCGTGGATTGGCACTGCCGCTCAACGCCCGTATTCAATACACCATGCTTTTTGAATGGCTATATTATGCGGACTATTTGCCCATACTCTTGCGTGCGATGGACCTGTGGGCTCACGATCCTGCCGTTACGACACCAATTCTCAAATTGTTTGCCGAGCTGGTGCATTGCCGCACCCAAAGACTGGCAGGCAATGTATCCAGCCCAATGGGCATTCTCCTATTCCGCGAGGCCTCGAAACTTATTTGTATATACGGCAATCGCATTCTGCACCAGGAAGTTCCACGTGAACGGCTTTACCCGATGAGACTCAAGGGAATTGCCATCTGCTTCTTGATATTAAAGAACTCACTTGGCGGTAACTATGTCAATTGTGGAGTATTCAAATTATACGGAGATGATACATTGGACAGTGTACTCAATATTATCGCCAAGTTGATTCTCACCATAGAACAAAGAGATTTAATT GAATACCCCAAATTATCAACAGCATACTACAACTTACTAAACTGTCTATCGCAAGATCATGTTTCTTATTTGGCTGCCTTGGAGCCAGCCGCATTCGTTTACATTTTGAAAAGTCTTACCAAAGGACTGGCCGCATTAG ACTCCGCCACTTATATAAGTTGCTGCACAATTTTGGATAGTATTGTTTCGTACATCTTTAAACAGCTCCAGATGAAAG TTTCCACATTTCCAAACAAAAAGCTCCGTAGCTTAAATCAAGAAAATGTTCAATTCTTAAAA GTTGTTGAAATGAATTCGGAGTTACTGCAGAGTATGATGTCGTCATTACTTAACAACGTTTTGCAAGAGGATTGTCGGAATCAGTGGTCCATGTCACGTCCATTACTGGTTCTCATATTGCTCTATGAGGACTATTACCG ATCGTTGAAGGACAGAATTATCTGCGCTCAACCAATTGAAAAGCAACAGACAATGGCGCAATGGTTCGATGATCTGATGGTCGGAATTGAGCGGAATGTTtccagcaaaaacaaagaaaa ATTCACACAAAATATGTCAACATTTCGGCGCGATGTGGTCAACTTGCCAAAGTCCACAGCAG TTACATAG